One segment of Thermodesulfobacteriota bacterium DNA contains the following:
- a CDS encoding metallopeptidase family protein, translating into FIQFLRQLRTMERKKFENLVNQAYERIPQKFRDKIDNVSIMVEDYPSKRDLETLKIRGKGLLLGLYRGTPLPQRSVWQGVRLPDEIVLFQKDIEKVCRNDVEIEERVNEVLQHEIAHYFGLNDDEIYELMGRH; encoded by the coding sequence ATTTTATTCAATTTCTCAGGCAACTTAGAACTATGGAAAGAAAAAAATTTGAGAACCTTGTAAACCAGGCCTATGAGAGAATCCCTCAGAAATTTAGGGATAAGATTGATAATGTCTCAATAATGGTCGAAGACTACCCAAGTAAGAGGGATCTTGAGACACTAAAAATAAGGGGCAAGGGCCTTTTACTGGGGCTTTACAGAGGAACGCCGCTTCCTCAAAGAAGTGTGTGGCAGGGAGTAAGACTCCCTGATGAAATAGTGCTTTTTCAAAAAGATATAGAAAAAGTATGCAGAAACGATGTGGAAATCGAAGAGAGGGTAAACGAAGTGCTTCAGCACGAGATAGCTCATTATTTTGGCCTTAATGACGATGAGATCTATGAGCTTATGGGAAGACACTAA
- the purU gene encoding formyltetrahydrofolate deformylase yields the protein MTTKEHSRSAILLIHCPDRKGIVSTITEFIFKNDGNILYLDQHVDTEQEVFFMRVEWDLSNFSIPADKIGEYFDTLIGEKFEMKWSLYFSDYRPKMAILVSKMSHCLHDILSRSQSGEWDVEVPVIISNHKELEPIAKNFGIAYHHVPVTKDNKKEAEAIQLELLKKYDIDFIVLARYMQILSDDFVTHYPNKIINIHHSFLPAFPGAKPYHSAYERGVKIIGATSHYVTAELDAGPIIEQSVVRVSHKDNIQDLVRKGRDLEKVVLSQAIWHHLKRQILVYGNRTLIFD from the coding sequence ATGACTACTAAAGAACATAGCAGATCGGCGATATTACTTATTCACTGCCCGGATAGAAAAGGCATAGTATCTACGATTACCGAATTTATATTTAAAAATGACGGGAACATCTTGTATCTGGATCAGCACGTGGATACGGAGCAAGAAGTCTTTTTTATGAGAGTTGAGTGGGATTTGTCTAATTTCTCGATTCCTGCTGATAAGATTGGTGAGTACTTCGATACATTAATCGGAGAGAAGTTCGAGATGAAGTGGAGTCTTTATTTCTCTGATTATAGGCCCAAGATGGCAATCCTGGTCTCAAAGATGTCACATTGTCTGCATGATATTCTCTCCCGAAGCCAGTCAGGAGAGTGGGACGTTGAGGTCCCCGTTATAATAAGTAATCATAAAGAGCTTGAACCAATCGCAAAAAACTTTGGCATTGCATATCACCATGTCCCTGTAACAAAGGATAATAAGAAAGAAGCTGAGGCAATTCAGCTTGAGCTTCTAAAGAAATACGATATAGATTTTATTGTTCTTGCAAGATACATGCAGATACTAAGTGACGATTTTGTAACTCACTACCCTAACAAAATCATAAACATACATCACTCATTCCTGCCTGCGTTTCCTGGAGCAAAACCCTATCACTCTGCCTATGAAAGAGGGGTTAAGATTATTGGGGCAACCAGTCATTACGTAACTGCGGAACTTGATGCTGGGCCGATTATTGAGCAGAGCGTTGTGCGCGTAAGCCACAAAGACAATATTCAAGACTTAGTTAGAAAGGGGCGAGACCTTGAGAAAGTTGTTCTTTCGCAAGCTATTTGGCACCATCTTAAACGCCAAATTTTAGTCTACGGTAACCGTACATTAATCTTTGATTAG
- a CDS encoding CPBP family intramembrane glutamic endopeptidase, with translation MNNISSELKNLGLFLKNWYQEIVVISFATLFMILHYHHKIENYWISSLVYFGVLPVLTILIFLRKNPLDFGLRIGNYRVWIPYVIIFLALAIPVLYFTSDMSSVQGYYRSHRGFDFLTYALQMGVYMLGWEFLFRGFMLFGLKDKLKEASIIIQMIPFALLHIGKPEIETISTIFTGILWGYIAYRGKSFWPAYIMHMVVNLSNKAFVLGLV, from the coding sequence ATGAATAATATTTCCTCAGAGTTAAAAAACCTGGGTTTATTTTTAAAGAACTGGTATCAGGAGATTGTAGTAATCTCTTTTGCCACACTTTTTATGATCCTGCACTATCATCATAAAATTGAGAATTACTGGATCAGCTCACTTGTTTATTTCGGAGTACTTCCTGTACTTACCATATTAATTTTTCTAAGAAAAAACCCGCTAGATTTTGGCCTCAGAATAGGCAACTACAGAGTCTGGATTCCCTATGTCATCATCTTTTTAGCCCTCGCAATCCCGGTTCTGTATTTCACCTCTGATATGTCATCAGTACAAGGCTACTACCGCTCCCACAGAGGGTTTGATTTTCTAACCTATGCGCTCCAGATGGGCGTCTATATGCTTGGATGGGAGTTTTTGTTCAGAGGGTTTATGCTCTTTGGGCTTAAAGATAAATTAAAAGAGGCAAGCATTATAATTCAGATGATCCCCTTCGCTCTGCTTCACATTGGTAAACCAGAGATAGAGACAATAAGCACTATATTCACAGGGATTTTATGGGGATATATTGCATACAGAGGTAAATCTTTTTGGCCCGCATACATAATGCACATGGTTGTAAATCTATCTAACAAAGCATTTGTTCTAGGATTGGTCTAG
- a CDS encoding thioredoxin family protein, with protein sequence MKKHISKANMFLLLMILITTVSSYADEYNQLAYSSQFEKVKLISQGRLINVVDFTVPHKYTVFMFTANWCAPCGPLKEKLSELANRVDTMALRELDIINLENPLVKYYNLPAIPYFLVYGPEGNFVERGPMLSKEVLKKIASQNE encoded by the coding sequence ATGAAAAAACATATCTCCAAAGCTAATATGTTTTTACTGCTTATGATTCTGATTACAACAGTTTCATCCTACGCAGACGAGTACAATCAGCTCGCATACTCTAGTCAATTTGAAAAGGTTAAATTAATCAGCCAAGGAAGGCTGATTAATGTTGTAGACTTCACTGTGCCGCACAAATACACAGTCTTTATGTTTACTGCAAATTGGTGTGCGCCGTGCGGGCCTCTTAAAGAGAAATTGTCAGAACTGGCAAATAGAGTTGATACGATGGCTCTTAGAGAGCTAGACATCATAAACCTTGAGAACCCACTGGTTAAATACTACAACCTGCCGGCAATTCCTTATTTCCTTGTATACGGACCTGAAGGTAATTTTGTAGAACGTGGCCCAATGCTATCAAAAGAAGTCCTTAAAAAAATCGCATCCCAAAATGAATAA